CTCACAGTGAACTCTGGGTAATAATCTCTTGGCTTTCAGCTCAGAAAATAAACTTTCAGTGTCTGTGACttcagctggtgtgtgtgtgtgtgtgtgtgtgtgtgtgtgtgtgtgtgtgtgtctgtctgtgtatgcaGCCTATGACTTGTTAAACCCCACAGGTCACACAGGCCAGCTGTTGTTGATGTCTCTGTCCAGCTGTTATGGACAGTGGAGTGGAGTGAATGGAGTTGCACTTACACTGTGGCAATATGGTGGATGTGTTATTAAGAGATGCATCAGCATACCAGTAATGATATTAGTGgctgtcattttaaaaacaaaacatccaaacCTGGAAAAGGAGTAGAGGCTTTATTTCACTCCgcaaatgtcatgttttcaaGCTGTCATTTAACTTACTTGATCACAAGATGAGATGTGTTAGGATGTGGGTAGCTTATCGCCTCTGATAATCAATTTCCTGGGAGATAACCTGGGTAAGATGAAAGTTTATATGCATGGgtcaatagatttttttttacctcacagacctCTTGTTGTCTCTTTACTCTCTTTGTCTGCTACAGGGATCAAGTCTATCACGTTGTTCCATATAATGGGGCCCTGTCCATGGCTGCTTCCAGAGAGATGGATGTGATAGCTGGACTGCTTCTGGGCCTCTGCATCAGTTTCTTCTTGCTGTGGCTGGATAGAGTTTGGCTGAAATACCGGAGAGCATCGCATTCTTGTAAGTAAAAGTTTTCAGCATGATGTCACATCAAATCCATGCTTTTTTGTACAAAAAATGTGTTGTAGTAAATTTACCAGAATTGGGACCATTCTGAGATAAAATTATGATCTTTTCAGGTATTACAGCCAAGtttccctgtctttctctccagaTGTGAGTTCCTGGTTACGAACACCTAAATTCAGCAACACAAGGGACTTATTCAGGCGGTCACATCCAAAACACATGGAGGACTCCAGTGGGAACATGCAAGACGTGTACCATAACAGTAATGGAAGCATttgacacaaaaaataaaaattcaatcCAGtagttcctgtgtgtgtgtgtgtgtctaacaggctttatttttaaaaatatatttcttggCCATTTTGGGCTTTTATTAGAGAATATAAAGTAGAGAGCCAACAGGaaatgaagggagagagagagagagagatgagagaagacATGAAACAAAGGTCTCCAGCTGGACTCAAACCAGGGATGGTGCAAGTGTAGAGTCCAAAACCACCAGTCTACACCAGTCTAACAATACTTTAGCTGAATAAATATGACTtttacaaaacaataataatataaccaGCGTTTCATAATCAAAATAGATAAAAGTCAAAGCACAACATTGACTGAAATCAGTAAATTAGGGGCATAAACAATAGTTAAGATGTATAAAAGgtaaatataaaatgacaaaaattaaagaatataaaaggCCTAACAGTAAAAGTTTGTTTTAAGAAGATGTTGGCTCTGACAGTCAGAATAGGTCGTTCTGCAGATGCAGAGATGCAATATGTGATACAATAACCAGTAAGGGGGTCTTATCTGTGCACCTGAGGCTGAAAGATTTAAAATTAAAGAAGTATTCTTCCTCCTATAATACTGTCGGACTCAcgatgcagtttttttttaaaaagtatcaaaataGATGCAACAGAACCAGAGAtaactacatttcccacaatgcaactcgtCCACTGGCAGCTCAGTTCGAGATTTGgatgatatttttttgtatttctaaacTGTGTGATAGATAATAACAGACATTACCTTTATTGGATAAATGAAGCATAAAAAGTTTTTGTTAAAAAGTTCAGGAAGTGTTACGTTACACGTAATACCACATCCGGCTTTTGAAACGCGTGTCTGCCGCCGCCATGTTGTAGCGGTGCTTAGTACAAAATGCCATGTTTTTGTGCTGCTATTGGCTGCTCGAATCAGAGAAATGCCAAAACCAAGGAACAGGGAATAACATTTCACAGGTGAGAAgtcattttacagtattttacttGTTTGAATATGTTTAATTCGATATATCACACTGACTAATTCTTCTCAAACCTAAGATAAGGTTAAGTGACTGTCCTAATACTAACATTACTAACTTCTGTACTGTAATACATACACCCACTGgccagtttattaggcacaCCTAGACAGAACTAATGACGCCTAATGCAACAACCGTGCAATAAGTCCTCCATGAAGATCATAATGTTcagtagaaaaaaagaaagacactgTTATAGAGGTGTAGATTCAACTGTGGTCATACAGTTTGGTGATGtagtgtttctatttttttgtccaccccatttatAACAGTGAGGGTAGGCTAAGTAGCACCTCTCAGTGAAATGCAAAACAGTTAAATGAACCACAGAATCCATCCTCCAACTTGACCATACCTGACATGCACCTAATAAACTAAACTTATGTcaggtaaagaaaataaagatgagCATTTTTATTAAAGTTGTATATCGGTGTGATGCTGAAAATGATATTTAAGAGTTAgctatttttttgtgtttttgtgtttagacatttttaaatgaccTATTTCACAGTGTTAGTTTCCAGCTGTTACATGGCGCTAAGGCAGCACACAGTGACTTTTGTGCTTGATTTGTAGCTGAAAAAGCATCCAGAATTGCATGGTATGTGTATAAAAGTTAGATTCAACTTTGTTTGTACAAGTATTGAGACAACAAACTGCAGgtgttggctttgtttttttatgtacagATTCCCAAAAGATAAAGTTAAAAGACGGGCATGGGCCGTAGCACTGAGGAGACGGGAGTTTGAGCCAAGTGACCGTTCGGTCATCTGCAGCCGTCATTTCAAGGATGAAGACTTTGACAGGACAGGACAAACAACTCGTCTGAGGGAAGGAGTGATCCCGTCAGTTCTGACATTTCCGGGAAAAGTTAGTGTCACTGACaaattgtttctttgtaaataatGACAATATTTCATAAATCTGAATCTCCCTAACAAATGTGTAATACCCACTAAACATGACAATAAATATAGACTGTTCGATATTGTATATATTGACTCAAACAGTGTTTTACTTCCTCTATCTCCAGGTGTCTCCAAGTATCTCCCAGAGTGCCCCCAGGTCAAGCAGGACCTCTCTAAAAGCCGCTGCAGAAAGTCCAGATGTTCAAGTGAAGCCGTCAGGGGACTTTGAGAATTCACCCTCAGTGAGTGAGACAGTTGTTGGTTTAAACATGTTTGCACGATGCTGGTTATTATGATAATGtttgagaataataataaaatgagaataatttTAAGTGACTATGACAATGATATTTTTCAGGATCATCAGTATGCGCTTGACCCAGATAAAGTAAAAAGAAAGTTAACTGAGGCtcaggagaaggtggaggaacTGCAGCGGGAATTAAGAAACGCCAAGGATCGGGAGAGAAGGCATAAGAAGACAGTGAAGTCCCTGCTAGaggatttaaaacacaaaaatatgctAACAGAGGAACTGAAGCAGGAGCTTGACTTATATTCTGGTTGGTTGAActtgaattatatattttttaaaacattcttTTAGAAATGAACATAATTCATCTGAATTTCATTTAATGATTTCTCAAATTATCTAAAATTATCCACCATTCTATTCACTCAAAATGTTGTATTCTGTAACATTTCAATACTGTAATtccaaatgtgtaaaaacacacttacactactcacaaaaagttagggatattcgactttcaggtgaaatatatggaaaatgtaaaaagtgaatgctacagtgatattatatcatgaaagtagggcatttaagtagaagcatgcaatggtaattttattcatcttaaacaatttattgaaagaaaatctaacaacagtggtgggtataccacaacaaaacattttcagtgtctcaataaattgggatgtggccaaaggacgtccactcctctcctttctgtgactcttccagtctctgtatcactgttacaacctcctgatgacactctgtgaccctctaagctcagtgaacacctccgtctgaggacttcctgtttgaagcctccagtgttgaggtgctgctgatcaattgttaggtgtcgtcttggtctcatgatgtcagaatgtgaacagcatgatgaggaggactgtttaaatac
This region of Pempheris klunzingeri isolate RE-2024b chromosome 2, fPemKlu1.hap1, whole genome shotgun sequence genomic DNA includes:
- the LOC139217978 gene encoding THAP domain-containing protein 6-like, encoding MPCFCAAIGCSNQRNAKTKEQGITFHRFPKDKVKRRAWAVALRRREFEPSDRSVICSRHFKDEDFDRTGQTTRLREGVIPSVLTFPGKVSPSISQSAPRSSRTSLKAAAESPDVQVKPSGDFENSPSDHQYALDPDKVKRKLTEAQEKVEELQRELRNAKDRERRHKKTVKSLLEDLKHKNMLTEELKQELDLYSDLPV